The Camelina sativa cultivar DH55 chromosome 14, Cs, whole genome shotgun sequence genome includes a window with the following:
- the LOC104743669 gene encoding phosphatase IMPL1, chloroplastic-like, with protein sequence MELFKEFTGVSRGVRRLGAAAVDMCHVALGIADSYWEYRLKPWDMAAGVLIVEEAGGAVTRMDGGKFSVFDRSVLVSNGILHSKLLERIAPATESLKSKGIDFSLWFKPEDYHTEH encoded by the exons ATGGAATTGTTCAAAGAGTTCACTGGTGTGAGTCGGGGAGTGCGGAGACTCGGTGCTGCAGcagttgacatgtgtcacgtgGCACTTGGGATTGCAGATTCATACTGGGAGTACCGTTTAAAGCCATGGGATATGGCAGCTGGTGTTCTT ATAGTTGAGGAAGCTGGAGGAGCTGTGACTCGAATGGACGGAGGGAAGTTTTCTGTGTTTGATAGATCTGTTTTGGTGTCCAATGGCATTCTTCACTCTAAG CTTCTGGAGAGAATCGCACCCGCAACTGAGAGTTTGAAGTCGAAAGGAATCGATTTCTCGCTGTGGTTTAAGCCAGAAGATTATCACACGGAACATTAA
- the LOC104741702 gene encoding sulfiredoxin, chloroplastic/mitochondrial-like, which produces MANLMMRLPIGSRSFSVSASSSNNGSPPVIGGSSGGVGPMIVELPLEKIRRPLMRTRSNDQNKVKELMDSISVIGLQVPVK; this is translated from the exons ATGGCGAATTTGATGATGAGATTACCAATTGGCTCGAGGAGCTTCTCCGTTTCAGCTTCTTCATCCAACAACG GATCGCCGCCGGTGATCGGAGGATCAAGCGGCGGTGTAGGTCCGATGATAGTGGAATTACCGTTGGAGAAGATACGGAGACCGTTGATGAGAACTAGATCCAATGATCAGAACAAAGTGAAGGAGCTTATGGATAGTATCAGTGTAATCGGTCTTCAAGTTCCGGTGAAGTAA
- the LOC104741703 gene encoding 14 kDa zinc-binding protein-like, giving the protein MAVTSSSMLLLRNFSTAGRVAQSVRATSRICFSTGELIRVLPHTHSTRFISSTRAAHNEEAAAKSAAAVADTGAPTIFDKIIAKEIPSDIVYEDENVLAFREINPQAPVHVLVIPKLRDGLTMLGNAEPRHVDVLGQLLHASKIVAEKEGILDGFRVVINNGVEACQSVYHLHLHVLGGRQLKWPPG; this is encoded by the exons ATGGCTGTCACTTCCTCTTCTATGTTGCTGCTTCG AAACTTCTCTACGGCGGGGAGAGTTGCTCAATCTGTGAGAGCGACTTCGAGAATTTGCTTCTCCACTGGAGAATTGATTAGGGTTCTTCCTCATACTCATTCGACAAG ATTCATTTCCTCTACTCGTGCTGCTCATAATGAAGAGGCGGCCGCAAAATCTGCGGCTGCTGTTGCTGACACTGGAGCTCCGACCAT atTTGACAAGATTATAGCGAAAGAGATTCCATCAGACATTGTCTATGAAGATGAGAACGTTTTGGCATTCAGAGAAATAAACCCACAGGCTCCTGTTCATGTTTTGGTTATCCCCAAGTTGAGAGATGGCTTGACCATGCTTGGCAAT GCTGAACCAAGACACGTTGATGTTCTTGGCCAACTTCTACACGCGTCAAAGATTGTTGCTGAGAAAGAAGGCATCCTCGACGGGTTCCGTGTGGTTATCAACAACGGTGTTGAAGCCT GCCAATCTGTTTACCATCTTCATCTGCACGTCCTCGGAGGCCGACAGTTGAAATGGCCACCAGGTTAA
- the LOC104741704 gene encoding uncharacterized protein LOC104741704 isoform X2, translating into MNRKKTRRHRLPSRPTENRQGDNENSTQSEAMNQIEDPPNPNLPERLLPVDSYSDGARLNIYSRPEYLGTIATLLKGSKEWERIKNSQFGKIFELPVARCSHSGKLLHGLLSRQLVTEKKHEMWFVFGGHPIRFSMREFQIVTGLRCGELPTQDEVDKHKDQYLSVWHRLFGNKTMVTVADVLDMLLQNDKTTEKKKQFSSWKKLCLALIVIVDGVVVCHDQSFVSPEFVEMLNDIDYFLDYPWGRLAFTATIRRFGPPEDATNPIGKLKKRLKQKTSACYGFPLALQLQALESIPVILERIKDPMDLRNFTERSAEGLSCAVLLHESKLRNAEVDDKLVVSHTLDPKGTINETELVWETEVSDPKVDFMLKLINEGHVFKPFEWPVLKAANQEVNIQEKPILDKAKPKHFTRCSMKEKEVVKPPPTTIHKQTSQKKPTAKVHVSGESNDPGYVTLAHLDDMKEWIMKQNEDLRNKIKEDVTELVGSKSHSQEDTPEGGQSNLRRSNRLNNTNCMEKMANTDATPTETRKRKRVEVHSILTRSESAGDIEGGEDVQSLGTQAREGGEGVQSLWNEGNAQSPGTFDQYDDYGDALKITQEDDLMQEINDSDHCPNCVKTKESMMREIDNLKLSLQLYQGHSLNHLNYDELLRFELQLESSLHNARTRKFEFMRQQQDKHKEKGKEILMDEESTHFTNPVRALCQRQEDDDIMHRQVKKEFPSYGEEPTGVRHLPQLPQPSQPAPRLGP; encoded by the exons ATGAACCGGAAAAAAACTCGACGACACCGTCTTCCCTCGAGACCGACGGAGAATAGACAAGGAGACAACGAAAATTCCACACAGTCAGAAG CAATGAACCAAATCGAAGATCCTCCAAACCCTAATCTACCGGAACGTCTCTTACCAGTCGATAGCTACTCCGACGGAGCACGTCTTAACATATACTCGAGACCGGAGTACCTCGGTACAATCGCTACACTTCTCAAAGGATCTAAAGAATGGGAACGAATCAAGAATTCACAATTCGGTAAAATCTTCGAACTCCCTGTAGCTCGATGCTCACATTCAGGTAAACTGTTACACGGTCTGCTCTCCCGACAGCTCGTAACCGAAAAGAAACACGAGATGTGGTTCGTATTCGGTGGACACCCAATTCGTTTCTCTATGAGAGAGTTTCAAATCGTGACTGGTCTCCGTTGCGGTGAGTTACCAACGCAAGATGAGGTAGACAAGCATAAGGATCAGTACTTGTCTGTGTGGCATAGGCTGTTCGGAAATAAAACCATGGTTACGGTCGCAGATGTGTTGGATATGTTGTTACAGAACGATAAAacgacagagaagaagaagcagttcTCGTCTTGGAAAAAGCTTTGTCTTGCTCTCATTGTGATTGTTGATGGTGTTGTTGTATGCCATGACCAAAGCTTTGTTAGTCCTGAGTTTGTGGAGATGTTGAATGATATTGACTACTTTTTGGATTACCCCTGGGGGAGGTTAGCTTTTACCGCGACCATTCGTCGTTTCGGGCCGCCTGAGGATGCGACTAATCCTATAGGGAAGCTTAAGAAGCGTCTGAAACAGAAGACGAGTGCGTGTTACGGTTTTCCTCTAGCGCTACAGCTACAAGCTCTTGAATCCATTCCGGTTATATTGGAGAGGATAAAAGATCCGATGGATCTTCGTAACTTCACTGAGAGGTCAGCTGAAGGGTTGTCATGCGCAGTTCTGCTTCATGAGAGTAAATTACGCAACGCTGAGGTTGATGACAAG CTTGTGGTATCACACACATTGGATCCTAAGGGAACTATTAACGAaacagagttggtttgggaaaCAGAGGTTTCTGATCCTAAGGTGGATTTCATGTTGAAACTGATCAATGAGGGACATGTTTTCAAACCGTTTGAATGGCCAGTCTTGAAAGCAGCAAATCAAGAGGTCAATATTCAAGAAAAGCCTATTCTAGATAAGGCGAAGCCTAAACATTTTACTAGGTGTTCTATGAAGGAGAAGGAAGTTGTCAAGCCTCCTCCTACTACCATCCATAAACAAACTTCTCAGAAAAAACCAACGGCCAAAGTTCATGTTAGCGGAGAAAGTAACGACCCGGGGTACGTCACGCTTGCTCACTTGGATGACATGAAGGAGTGGATAATGAAACAGAATGAAGACCTTAGAAACAAGATTAAGGAGGACGTTACAGAACTTGTTGGTTCCAAATCACATTCTCAAGAGGACACACCCGAAGGAGGACAATCTAATCTGCGCCGATCAAACAGGCTTAACAACACCAACTGTATGGAAAAGATGGCTAACACTGATGCAACCCCTACAGAAACTCGAAAACGCAAACGGGTAGAGGTTCATTCCATATTAACTAGAAGTGAGTCAGCAGGTGACATTGAAGGTGGAGAGGATGTTCAGTCTCTAGGGACACAGGCTAGGGAAGGTGGAGAGGGTGTACAGAGTCTATGGAATGAAGGAAATGCGCAAAGCCCCGGTACATTTGATCAGTATGATGATTATGGAGATGCTCTGAAGATCACTCAAGAAGATGATTTGATGCAGGAAATTAACGACTCT GATCACTGTCCAAATTGTGTGAAGACGAAAGAATCAATGATGAGAGAGATAGATAATCTTAAACTGAGTCTTCAATTGTACCAAGGACATAGCCTGAATCATTTAAACTACGACGAGCTCCTTCGTTTTGAGCTCCAACTTGAATCTTCTCTCCATAATGCTCGAACTCGTAAG tTTGAGTTCATGCGGCAGCAGCAAGACAAACATAAGGAAAAGGGAAAG GAAATACTCATGGATGAAGAAAGCACACATTTTACCAATCCGGTACGTGCCTTGTGTCAAAggcaagaagatgatgacatcaTGCACCGGCAAGTGAAGAAGGAGTTCCCTTCTTACGGTGAGGAACCCACCGGCGTTCGTCACCTCCCCCAGCTGCCACAACCATCACAACCAGCCCCACGACTAGGCCCATAA
- the LOC104741704 gene encoding uncharacterized protein LOC104741704 isoform X1, whose amino-acid sequence MNRKKTRRHRLPSRPTENRQGDNENSTQSEVPIRAAMNQIEDPPNPNLPERLLPVDSYSDGARLNIYSRPEYLGTIATLLKGSKEWERIKNSQFGKIFELPVARCSHSGKLLHGLLSRQLVTEKKHEMWFVFGGHPIRFSMREFQIVTGLRCGELPTQDEVDKHKDQYLSVWHRLFGNKTMVTVADVLDMLLQNDKTTEKKKQFSSWKKLCLALIVIVDGVVVCHDQSFVSPEFVEMLNDIDYFLDYPWGRLAFTATIRRFGPPEDATNPIGKLKKRLKQKTSACYGFPLALQLQALESIPVILERIKDPMDLRNFTERSAEGLSCAVLLHESKLRNAEVDDKLVVSHTLDPKGTINETELVWETEVSDPKVDFMLKLINEGHVFKPFEWPVLKAANQEVNIQEKPILDKAKPKHFTRCSMKEKEVVKPPPTTIHKQTSQKKPTAKVHVSGESNDPGYVTLAHLDDMKEWIMKQNEDLRNKIKEDVTELVGSKSHSQEDTPEGGQSNLRRSNRLNNTNCMEKMANTDATPTETRKRKRVEVHSILTRSESAGDIEGGEDVQSLGTQAREGGEGVQSLWNEGNAQSPGTFDQYDDYGDALKITQEDDLMQEINDSDHCPNCVKTKESMMREIDNLKLSLQLYQGHSLNHLNYDELLRFELQLESSLHNARTRKFEFMRQQQDKHKEKGKEILMDEESTHFTNPVRALCQRQEDDDIMHRQVKKEFPSYGEEPTGVRHLPQLPQPSQPAPRLGP is encoded by the exons ATGAACCGGAAAAAAACTCGACGACACCGTCTTCCCTCGAGACCGACGGAGAATAGACAAGGAGACAACGAAAATTCCACACAGTCAGAAG TTCCGATTCGTGCAGCAATGAACCAAATCGAAGATCCTCCAAACCCTAATCTACCGGAACGTCTCTTACCAGTCGATAGCTACTCCGACGGAGCACGTCTTAACATATACTCGAGACCGGAGTACCTCGGTACAATCGCTACACTTCTCAAAGGATCTAAAGAATGGGAACGAATCAAGAATTCACAATTCGGTAAAATCTTCGAACTCCCTGTAGCTCGATGCTCACATTCAGGTAAACTGTTACACGGTCTGCTCTCCCGACAGCTCGTAACCGAAAAGAAACACGAGATGTGGTTCGTATTCGGTGGACACCCAATTCGTTTCTCTATGAGAGAGTTTCAAATCGTGACTGGTCTCCGTTGCGGTGAGTTACCAACGCAAGATGAGGTAGACAAGCATAAGGATCAGTACTTGTCTGTGTGGCATAGGCTGTTCGGAAATAAAACCATGGTTACGGTCGCAGATGTGTTGGATATGTTGTTACAGAACGATAAAacgacagagaagaagaagcagttcTCGTCTTGGAAAAAGCTTTGTCTTGCTCTCATTGTGATTGTTGATGGTGTTGTTGTATGCCATGACCAAAGCTTTGTTAGTCCTGAGTTTGTGGAGATGTTGAATGATATTGACTACTTTTTGGATTACCCCTGGGGGAGGTTAGCTTTTACCGCGACCATTCGTCGTTTCGGGCCGCCTGAGGATGCGACTAATCCTATAGGGAAGCTTAAGAAGCGTCTGAAACAGAAGACGAGTGCGTGTTACGGTTTTCCTCTAGCGCTACAGCTACAAGCTCTTGAATCCATTCCGGTTATATTGGAGAGGATAAAAGATCCGATGGATCTTCGTAACTTCACTGAGAGGTCAGCTGAAGGGTTGTCATGCGCAGTTCTGCTTCATGAGAGTAAATTACGCAACGCTGAGGTTGATGACAAG CTTGTGGTATCACACACATTGGATCCTAAGGGAACTATTAACGAaacagagttggtttgggaaaCAGAGGTTTCTGATCCTAAGGTGGATTTCATGTTGAAACTGATCAATGAGGGACATGTTTTCAAACCGTTTGAATGGCCAGTCTTGAAAGCAGCAAATCAAGAGGTCAATATTCAAGAAAAGCCTATTCTAGATAAGGCGAAGCCTAAACATTTTACTAGGTGTTCTATGAAGGAGAAGGAAGTTGTCAAGCCTCCTCCTACTACCATCCATAAACAAACTTCTCAGAAAAAACCAACGGCCAAAGTTCATGTTAGCGGAGAAAGTAACGACCCGGGGTACGTCACGCTTGCTCACTTGGATGACATGAAGGAGTGGATAATGAAACAGAATGAAGACCTTAGAAACAAGATTAAGGAGGACGTTACAGAACTTGTTGGTTCCAAATCACATTCTCAAGAGGACACACCCGAAGGAGGACAATCTAATCTGCGCCGATCAAACAGGCTTAACAACACCAACTGTATGGAAAAGATGGCTAACACTGATGCAACCCCTACAGAAACTCGAAAACGCAAACGGGTAGAGGTTCATTCCATATTAACTAGAAGTGAGTCAGCAGGTGACATTGAAGGTGGAGAGGATGTTCAGTCTCTAGGGACACAGGCTAGGGAAGGTGGAGAGGGTGTACAGAGTCTATGGAATGAAGGAAATGCGCAAAGCCCCGGTACATTTGATCAGTATGATGATTATGGAGATGCTCTGAAGATCACTCAAGAAGATGATTTGATGCAGGAAATTAACGACTCT GATCACTGTCCAAATTGTGTGAAGACGAAAGAATCAATGATGAGAGAGATAGATAATCTTAAACTGAGTCTTCAATTGTACCAAGGACATAGCCTGAATCATTTAAACTACGACGAGCTCCTTCGTTTTGAGCTCCAACTTGAATCTTCTCTCCATAATGCTCGAACTCGTAAG tTTGAGTTCATGCGGCAGCAGCAAGACAAACATAAGGAAAAGGGAAAG GAAATACTCATGGATGAAGAAAGCACACATTTTACCAATCCGGTACGTGCCTTGTGTCAAAggcaagaagatgatgacatcaTGCACCGGCAAGTGAAGAAGGAGTTCCCTTCTTACGGTGAGGAACCCACCGGCGTTCGTCACCTCCCCCAGCTGCCACAACCATCACAACCAGCCCCACGACTAGGCCCATAA
- the LOC104741705 gene encoding uncharacterized protein LOC104741705, whose protein sequence is MDLQPEELQFLTIPQLLQESISIKKRSPRTFYLITLSLIFPLSFAILAHSLFTQPILAKLDKSDPPNSDRSRHDWTVLLIFQFSYLIFLFAFSLLSTAAVVFTVASLYTGKPVSFSSTLSAIPKVFKRLFFTFLWVALLMFGYNAVFFVFLVILLVALDLNSVGLAIVAGIIISVLYFGVHVFFTALWHLGSVISVLEPVYGLAAMRKAYELLKGKTKMAMGLVFVYLLLCGLIGVVFGAVVVHGGGKYGTFTRTLVGGLLVGVLVMVNLVGLLVQSVFYYVCKSYHHQTIDKTALYDHLGGYLGDYVPLKSNIQLENLDI, encoded by the coding sequence ATGGATCTCCAACCAGAAGAGCTTCAGTTCTTGACCATCCCTCAACTACTTCAAGAATCAATCTCAATCAAGAAACGATCTCCAAGAACCTTCTACCTCATAACCTTATCTTTAATCTTCCCTCTCTCCTTCGCCATCCTCGCTCACTCCCTCTTCACTCAACCAATCCTAGCCAAACTCGACAAATCCGACCCACCGAACTCAGATCGCTCACGTCACGATTGGACCGTTCTCTTGATCTTCCAGTTCAGCTACTTGATCTTCCTCTTCgccttctctctcctctccacCGCTGCTGTTGTCTTCACCGTCGCTTCTCTCTACACAGGGAAGCCAGTTTCTTTCTCCTCGACTCTCTCAGCGATTCCCAAAGTCTTTAAACGtctcttcttcactttcctTTGGGTTGCTCTGTTGATGTTTGGTTACAACGCTGTGTTCTTTGTCTTCCTTGTGATTCTCCTCGTTGCTCTTGATCTGAACAGTGTTGGCTTAGCTATTGTAGCTGGAATCATTATCTCTGTTCTCTACTTTGGTGTTCATGTGTTTTTCACTGCTTTATGGCATTTAGGTAGTGTGATCTCTGTTCTTGAACCGGTTTATGGACTTGCAGCTATGAGGAAAGCTTATGAGTTGCTTAAAGGGAAGACTAAGATGGCTAtgggtttagtttttgtttaccttttGCTCTGTGGGTTGATTGGAGTTGTCTTTGGAGCTGTTGTGGTTCATGGTGGAGGGAAGTATGGAACTTTCACTAGGACTTTGGTTGGTGGTTTGCTAGTTGGTGTTCTTGTGATGGTTAATCTTGTGGGTTTGCTTGTTCAGAGTGTGTTTTACTACGTTTGCAAGAGTTATCATCATCAGACCATCGATAAGACTGCTTTGTATGATCATCTTGGTGGGTATCTTGGAGATTACGTGCCTCTTAAGAGTAACATTCAGTTGGAGAACTTAGACATTTGA